Proteins encoded together in one Kitasatospora albolonga window:
- a CDS encoding cobalamin-binding protein, whose amino-acid sequence MTTTVDVTGLDTLRGDLWAAVTGRDEYRAADLVLTALDTGISAETVLLDVIAPVQARVGRAWQADRLTVAQEHAATAIAERVIAALAHHPAHRPAPYGGRITVACVDQEWHALPARLLAEVLTLRGWRVDFLGAQVPTPHLVTHLHNTGADAVALSSSLATRLPTAHSAITACQAVGVPVLAGGAAFGPDGRYARLLGADAWAPDARAAARRLADGIPSPDLAAGRPEDTGLAHLTDQEYTLVVRARARLVRVVLARLERDVPAMAGYSVPQRERTAEDIAHIVEFLGVALYTDSDDLFTDFIRWTAAVLTARRVPARSLHPALDALATELKDFPRATRMLDRARRHLDEAAATTDQPPGAPA is encoded by the coding sequence ATGACCACCACAGTCGACGTCACCGGTCTCGACACGCTCCGCGGCGATCTCTGGGCCGCGGTGACGGGCCGGGACGAATACCGCGCGGCCGACCTCGTGCTGACCGCCCTGGACACCGGGATCTCCGCCGAGACGGTCCTGCTCGATGTGATCGCCCCCGTGCAGGCCCGGGTCGGCCGCGCCTGGCAGGCCGACCGGCTGACCGTCGCCCAGGAGCACGCCGCGACCGCCATCGCCGAGCGGGTCATCGCCGCGCTCGCCCACCACCCCGCCCACCGCCCGGCCCCCTACGGCGGGCGGATCACCGTCGCCTGCGTCGACCAGGAGTGGCACGCCCTGCCCGCCCGGCTGCTGGCGGAGGTCCTCACCCTGCGTGGCTGGCGGGTCGACTTCCTGGGCGCCCAGGTGCCCACCCCGCACCTGGTGACCCATCTCCACAACACCGGGGCGGACGCGGTCGCCCTCTCCTCCTCCCTCGCCACCCGGCTGCCCACCGCCCACTCCGCGATCACCGCCTGCCAGGCGGTGGGGGTGCCGGTGCTGGCGGGCGGCGCCGCGTTCGGCCCCGACGGCCGCTACGCCCGGCTGCTCGGCGCCGACGCCTGGGCGCCCGACGCGCGCGCCGCGGCCCGCCGCCTGGCCGACGGCATCCCGTCCCCCGACCTGGCGGCGGGCCGCCCGGAGGACACCGGCCTGGCCCATCTCACCGACCAGGAGTACACCTTGGTCGTACGGGCCAGGGCCCGGCTCGTCCGGGTGGTGCTGGCGCGACTGGAGCGGGATGTCCCGGCGATGGCCGGCTACTCCGTCCCGCAGCGTGAGCGCACGGCCGAGGACATCGCCCACATCGTGGAGTTCCTCGGTGTCGCCCTCTACACCGACAGCGACGACCTCTTCACCGACTTCATCCGGTGGACCGCCGCCGTCCTGACCGCCCGCCGGGTCCCCGCCCGGTCCCTCCACCCCGCCCTGGACGCCCTCGCCACCGAGCTGAAGGACTTCCCGCGCGCCACCCGTATGCTCGACCGCGCCCGTCGCCACCTGGACGAGGCGGCGGCCACCACCGATCAGCCCCCCGGAGCCCCCGCATGA
- a CDS encoding anti-anti-sigma factor: MTALPSPLLTITVEEGRGWVRLRLTGDLDHDTSDELVARATERLAARPEPDDLYLDCAGLGMCDSMGVSALLQVHRDTAARRVRLHVEEAPPFLDRIMRITGIDHLFARRDQEDRRPVRGAGEEGPADPHPSPVS, from the coding sequence ATGACCGCCCTGCCGAGTCCCCTCCTCACCATCACCGTCGAGGAGGGCCGGGGCTGGGTCCGGCTGCGCCTCACCGGGGACCTGGACCACGACACCAGCGACGAGCTGGTCGCGCGCGCGACGGAACGGCTGGCGGCCCGGCCGGAGCCGGACGATCTCTACCTGGACTGCGCCGGGCTGGGGATGTGCGACTCGATGGGCGTCTCCGCCCTGCTCCAGGTCCACCGCGACACGGCGGCCCGGCGGGTGCGCCTGCACGTGGAGGAGGCTCCGCCCTTCCTGGACCGGATCATGCGGATCACCGGCATCGACCACCTCTTCGCCCGCCGGGACCAGGAGGACCGGCGGCCGGTCCGGGGCGCGGGGGAGGAGGGGCCGGCCGACCCGCACCCCTCGCCCGTCTCCTGA
- a CDS encoding ATP-binding protein — protein MHPTPHTSPVRHADAVPARVPRSAAEARDAVARLLADEFGGLTDETLANVVVADALLVTSEIVTNALRHADGVTGFSARIIGGDLQLVVEDADPRHPVLQEPVPGSVGEGGYGWPLVHRLTARLSVTPHRGGKRITAVVALA, from the coding sequence GTGCACCCTACCCCGCACACCTCTCCCGTACGTCACGCCGACGCCGTACCCGCCCGGGTGCCCCGCAGCGCGGCCGAGGCCCGCGATGCCGTGGCCCGGCTGCTGGCGGACGAGTTCGGCGGGCTGACGGACGAGACGCTCGCGAACGTGGTCGTGGCGGACGCCCTGCTGGTGACCTCGGAGATCGTCACCAACGCGCTGCGGCACGCCGACGGGGTCACCGGCTTCTCGGCGCGGATCATCGGCGGCGACCTCCAGCTGGTGGTCGAGGACGCGGACCCCCGCCATCCGGTTCTCCAGGAGCCGGTCCCGGGCTCGGTCGGGGAGGGCGGTTACGGCTGGCCGCTGGTCCACCGGCTGACCGCGCGGCTCTCCGTCACCCCGCACCGGGGCGGCAAGCGCATCACCGCCGTGGTCGCCCTGGCCTGA